A portion of the Carcharodon carcharias isolate sCarCar2 chromosome 18, sCarCar2.pri, whole genome shotgun sequence genome contains these proteins:
- the LOC121290727 gene encoding immunoglobulin kappa light chain-like — protein MGAVRNIVLKLWLFALGPVVGLKVIQSPSVLSLLTGQTAQINCTLIPVEERVDSVKYYWCRARDNPDIRGNGSRNFLNKSSRVSLSVDSLVVRRVIVDDSDTYHCVVLKENPRPWETFIGEGTKLQVQAKPEIYLSAGPENDVVGIQILTCLAAGFFPSDLNISWIVEGDVSCQTEPGSLTVNRDSTYNRSSRLRIPHSHWDQGSTVICQVQHTTLIEPVRRSLSGSRGILKYYYFSLLGLIIVPFCVWIIKSQCCKLKNGKDSSIHGKNVDDQIMRKSGNETVNEGSAFCSSETLYYASVLFNNPLKRKQKQECKRPEQDQAAEYAVLKVKDKNNPFYEESVQYPTVSICHTSNSRQTAIYNATTYVSLKQ, from the exons ATGGGAGCAGTTAGAAACATTGTTCTCAAACTCTGGCTCTTTGCCTTGG GGCCAGTTGTCGGTCTGAAAGTGATTCAGTCTCCTTCAGTTCTGTCCCTCCTGACAGGACAGACAGCTCAAATTAACTGCACCCTGATACCCGTAGAGGAGCGGGTGGATTCAGTGAAATATTATTGGTGTAGGGCAAGAGACAATCCTGACATCAGAGGTAATGGATCCAGGAATTTCCTCAATAAAAGCTCTCGCGTATCTTTATCTGTGGATTCGCTTGTCGTTCGGAGGGTGATAGTGGACGATTCGGACACTTACCACTGCGTGGTTCTAAAAGAGAATCCTCGGCCCTGGGAAACATTTATAGGAGAAGGAACAAAATTGCAGGTCCAAG CGAAACCTGAAATCTATCTCTCTGCGGGTCCCGAGAATGACGTTGTTGGGATTCAGATTCTGACTTGTTTGGCTGCGGGATTTTTCCCGAGTGATCTGAACATTTCCTGGATTGTAGAGGGAGATGTGTCCTGTCAAACAGAACCGGGCTCCCTGACAGTAAACAGGGACAGCACCTATAACCGGAGCTCCCGGCTGCGGattccacactctcactgggACCAGGGAAGCACCGTCATCTGTCAGGTTCAACACACAACTCTCATTGAGCCAGTGAGGAGAAGCCTGAGTGGCAGCAGAG GTATTCTCAAGTACTATTACTTCAGCCTGCTGGGTCTTATAATTGTACCATTTTGTGTTTGGATCATCAAGAGTCAGTGCTGTAAACTGAAGAACGGAAAAG ATTCATCGATCCATGGCAAAAATGTTGATGATCAAATAATGAGAAAATCAGGGAATGAAACAGTAAATGAA GGTAGTGCTTTCTGCAGCAGTGAAACTCTGTACTATGCGTCTGTTCTTTTTAACAATCCTCTAAAGAGGAAGCAAAAGCAGGAATGTAAAAGACCAGAGCAGGACCAAGCAGCTGAATACGCAGTTCTAAAGGTCAAAGATAAAAATAATCCATTCTATGAAGAGTCGGTACAATATCCTACTGTCAGCATTTGCCACACATCAAACAGTAGGCAGACTGCTATCTACAATGCAACCACATATGTTTCGCTTAAGCAATAA